Part of the Streptomyces antimycoticus genome, GCCGGACAGATGGCGCTGGACATGCGGCCGAGATCGACGTGGCGTCGACTCACCAAGGCAATTCCAGCTCGAGACATGATGGAAGCGTCGCATGGTGGTCTCTGGCGAGTCCACCTTTATCCACTATGCGGACAAATCTGTCTCGCATCGCAAGACGTTGTGGTGTTGGTCACTCCTCGTCCTCGGTCTTGACGTCGAAGACGCGAAAGCCCCGGCGGCGGTAGTTGTCCAGCGCGTACGGTCCGTCCTTGCTGCAGGTGTGCAGCCACACCCGCTTGGTCGGCACGCGGTCCGGCCAGCGCTCGGCCATGTCCCAGGCGCGGGAGGTCCCCCAGGTCAGCAGGTGTCCGCCGATGCGGCGGCCCCGGAAAGCGGGCAGCAGACCGAAGTACACGATCTCCACCACGCCCTCGTCCTGGCCCTCCAGCTCGATGTACCCGGCCGGGGTCCCGC contains:
- a CDS encoding GNAT family N-acetyltransferase, with product MSITVTTWHLEQTAPSDLSPAEEPPASAGVRIARAEVPSPEFSHFLFTSVGSDVSWTDRLVWSREAWEEHLHRPGVETWVAYERGTPAGYIELEGQDEGVVEIVYFGLLPAFRGRRIGGHLLTWGTSRAWDMAERWPDRVPTKRVWLHTCSKDGPYALDNYRRRGFRVFDVKTEDEE
- a CDS encoding putative leader peptide, which translates into the protein MSRAGIALVSRRHVDLGRMSSAICPAG